The Gadus macrocephalus chromosome 20, ASM3116895v1 genome includes a region encoding these proteins:
- the usp9 gene encoding probable ubiquitin carboxyl-terminal hydrolase FAF-X isoform X7, producing the protein MTATTRGSPVGGNDSQGQGQAPDAQSQPPLPQNQASSPNSSNENSPVSPPDEPGQGDGPPQLEEEEPAFPHTDLAKLDDMINRPRWVVPVLPKGELEVLLEAAIDLSKKGLDVKCEACQRFFRDGLTISFTKILTDEAVSGWKFEIHRCIINNTHRLVELCVAKLSQDWFPLLELLAMATNPHCKFHIYNGTRPSETVPAGAQLADDELFARPPDPRSPKGWLVDLINKFGTLNGFQMLHDRFMSGQALNVQIIAALIKPFGQCYEFLTLHTVKKYFLPVIEMVPQFLENLTDEELKKEAKNEAKNDALSMIIKSLKNLASRVPGQEETVKNLEIFRLKMILRLLQISSFNGKMNALNEVNKVISSVSYYTHRHNPEEEEWLTAERMAEWIQQNHILSIVLRDSLHQPQYVEKLEKILRFVIKEKALTMQDLDNIWAAQAGKHEAIVKNVHDLLAKLAWDFSPEQLDHLFDCFKASWTNASKKQREKLLELIRRLAEDDKDGVMAHKVLNLLWNLAHSDDVPVDIMDQALSAHIKILDYSCSQDRDTQKIQWIDRFIEELRTNEKWVIPALKQIREICSLFGEAPQNLSQTQRSPHVFYRHDLINQLQHNHALVTLVAENLSAYMETMRQFSKAEQAEFDPQTVRPGSRYSHVQEVQERLNFLRFLLKDGQLWLCAPQAKQIWKCLAENAVFLCDREACFKWLTVCPDANRYSKLMGDEPDLDPDINKDFFENNVLQLDPSLLTENGMKCFERFFKAVNCREGKLVAKRRAYMMDDLELIGLDYLWRVVIQGSDDIASRAIDLMKEIYTNLGPKLQVNQVEIHEDFIQSCFDRLKASYDTLCVLDGDKDSINCARQEAIRMVRVLTVLKEYINECDSDYHEERTILPMSRAFRGKHITLIVRFPNQGRQVDDLDIWSHTNDTIGSVRRGILNRIKANATHTKIELFIGGEAVDPADDRKLIGQLNLKDKTLITAKLTQVSANMPSSPDSSSDSSTGSPGNHGNHYSDGPNPEVESCLPGVIMSLHLRYISFLWQVADLGCNLNMPLLRDGARVLMKLMPPDNTTVANLRAVCLDHAKLGENSLSPTLDSRFFGPSPSQVLYLIEVVYALLMPASATLGEDASDFQYNFLKSGGLPLVLSMLTRNNFLPSADMETRRGAYLNALKIAKLLLTAVGFGHVKAVAEACQPNTEGSVPVSPINQATHDQALVLQSALQNIPNPASECMLRNVAIRLAQQISDENFFQASKYIPDICVIRAIQKIVWASGCGTVQLVFSSNEEISKIYEKTNAAKEPDGEDEQVCCEALEVMTLCFALMPTALDTLSKEKAWQTFIIDLLLHCHSKSVRQMAQEQFFLMATRCCMGHRPLLFFITLLFTVLGSTAKERAKHAGDYFTLLRHLLNYAYNSNINLPNAEVLLNNEIDWLKRIRDEVKQTGETGVEETILEGHIGVTKELLAFQTPEKKYHIGCEKGGANLIKELIDDFIFPASNVYLQYMKSGEFPTEQAIPVCSSPASINAGFELLVALAVGCVRNLKQIVDTLTDMYYRGCETLTEWEYLPPVGPRPTKGFVGLKNAGATCYMNSVIQQLYMIPPIRNGILAIEGTGTDVDDDMSGDEKPENEVGAEVCAPTLPQSNVDPRDEVFSYHHQFDDKPASKSEDRKEYNIGVLRHLQVIFGHLAASRLQYYVPRGFWKQFRLWGEPVNLREQHDALEFFNSLVDSLDEALKALGHPPMLSKVLGGSFADQKICQGCPHRYECEESFTTLNVDIRNHQNLLDSMEQYVKGDLLEGANAYHCEKCNKKVDTVKRLLIKKLPPVLAIQLKRFDYDWERECAIKFNDYFEFPRELDMEPYTVAGVAKLEGDDVNPENQVIQQNEPSEPSPPGSSKYRLVGVLVHSGQASGGHYYSYIIQRNGGDGERNRWYKFDDGDVTECKMDDEEEMKNQCFGGEYMGEVFDHMMKRMSYRRQKRWWNAYILFYERMDSLDKDSELVKYISELTLANSKPNQVKMPGVIECSVRKQNVQFMHNRMQYSLEYFQFIKKLLTCNSVYLNPPPGQDHLLPEAEEIAMISVQLAARFLFSTGFHTKKVVRGPASDWYDALCVLLRHSKNVRYWFAHNVLFAYANCFSEYLLECPSAEVRGALAKLIVFIAHFSLQDGPYPSPVTSPVPASPGCDNLSLSDHLLRAVLNLLRREVSEHGRHLQQYFNLFVMYANLGLAEKTQLLKLSVPGTFMLVALDEGPGPPIKYQYAELGKLYTVVSQLVRCCDVSTRMQSSINGNPPLANPYGDANLTTPVMPVQQLVAEILFVRTSYVKKIIEDCSNSEETVKLLRFSCWENPQFSSTVLSELLWQVRDQPCRRGSQPVAYSYTYELRPYLDLLLQILLIEDSWQTHRIHNVLKGIPDDRDGLFDTIQRSKNHYQKRAYQCIKCMVALFSNCSVAYQILQSNGDLKRKWTWAVEWLGDELERRPYTGNPQYTYNNWSPPVQSNETSNGYFLERSHSARMTLAKACELCPEECHLTKHEAVSEEDATMPKSSSPQQLLPGEGTAQQQQHTEPDDQEATEDQDSSPPEDTSLYPHSPGTTQFQQNNHPHGQPYTGPAAQHMNNPQRPGPATAPATGTSLTPTQTPTLTPAPGPGPGPGPGPTPGPGQVQGPGPGPGPRAQENWESTEEVTPAPAPAPAPTPPKE; encoded by the exons AGGTGTAtcatcaacaacacacaccggCTGGTGGAGCTGTGTGTGGCCAAGCTCTCTCAGGACTGGTTCCCTCTACTTGAGCTGCTGGCCATGGCCACCAACCCCCACTGCAAGTTCCACATCTACAACGGCACGCGGCCCTCAGAGACCGTTCCCGCCGGGGCCCAGCTGGCCGACGATGAGCTATtcgcccgccctccagaccctCGCTCCCCCAAG GGCTGGTTGGTGGACCTAATAAACAAATTTGGCACGTTAAACGGGTTCCAAATGCTGCACGATCGCTTCATGAGTGGCCAAGCACTGAACGTCCAGATCATCGCTGCACTTATCAA GCCTTTTGGCCAGTGTTACGAGTTCCTCACATTGCACACAGTGAAGAAGTACTTCCTCCCAGTCATTGAGATGGTCCCCCAGTTTCTGGAGAACCTGACCGACGAAGAGCTAAAAAAAGAGGCCAAGAATGAAGCCAAAAACGATGCACTGTCCATGATAATCAAGTCCCTGAAGAACCTGGCATCTCGTGTCCCAGGGCAGGAGGAGACCGTGAAGAATTTAGAGATTTTTAGGTTAAAAATGATTCTTAG GTTATTGCAAATTTCCTCTTTTAACGGGAAAATGAATGCACTAAATGAGGTGAACAAGGTGATCTCCAGTGTCTCCTACTACACCCACCGGCATAacccagaggaagaggagtggttGACTGCGGAGCGCATGGCT GAGTGGATCCAGCAAAACCATATCCTGTCGATTGTGCTCAGGGACAGCCTGCACCAGCCACAATATGTTGAGAAACTGGAGAAAATCCTGCGCTTCGTCATCAAGGAGAAAGCACTTACCATGCAGGATCTAGACAATATCTGGGCTGCACAG gctgGCAAGCACGAGGCCATAGTGAAAAACGTCCACGATCTTCTCGCCAAGCTGGCATGGGATTTCTCCCCCGAGCAGCTCGACCACCTCTTTGACTGTTTTAAG GCAAGCTGGACCAACGCAAGCAAGAAGCAGCGGGAGAAGCTCCTTGAGCTGATCCGGCGTCTGGCGGAGGACGATAAGGACGGGGTGATGGCCCACAAGGTTCTCAACCTGCTGTGGAACCTGGCCCACAGCGACGACGTGCCCGTGGACATCATGGACCAGGCCCTTAGCGCACACATTAAGATACTGGACTATAGCTGCTCACAG GACAGGGATACGCAGAAGATCCAATGGATCGACCGCTTCATAGAGGAGCTGCGCACCAACGAGAAATGGGTGATACCGGCCCTGAAGCAGATCAGAGAGATATGTAGCCTGTTCGGAGAAGCCCCACAGAACCTTAG TCAAACGCAGAGGAGCCCCCATGTTTTCTACCGCCATGACCTGATCAACCAGCTGCAGCACAACCATGCCTTGGTCACCCTGGTGGCTGAAAACCTCTCCGCCTACATGGAGACCATGAGGCAGTTTTCCAAAG CGGAACAGGCAGAGTTTGACCCCCAGACAGTGAGGCCTGGGAGTCGCTACAGCCACGTCCAGGAAGTACAGGAGCGGCTCAACTTCCTGAg GTTTCTGTTGAAAGACGGCCAGCTGTGGTTGTGTGCCCCCCAGGCCAAGCAAATCTGGAAATGTCTGGCTGAGAACGCCGTGTTCCTCTGTGACCGGGAAGCCTGCTTCAAATG GCTCACGGTCTGCCCCGATGCCAACAGGTATTCAAAGCTGATGGGGGACGAGCCAGACCTCGATCCAGACATCAACAAAGACTTCTTTGAGAACAACGTGCTGCAGCTGGACCCCTCCCTGCTGACGGAGAACGGCATGAAGTGCTTTGAGCGGTTCTTCAAGGCCGTCAACTGCAGGGAGGGCAAGCTGGTGGCCAAGCGCCGGGCCTACATGATGGACGACCTGGAGTTGATAGGGCTGGACTACCTCTGGAGG gTGGTTATTCAAGGAAGTGATGACATCGCCAGCCGAGCCATAGACCTAATGAAGGAGATCTACACAAACCTCGGACCAAAACTGCAAGTCAATCAG GTGGAGATCCACGAGGATTTCATCCAGTCCTGCTTCGACCGGCTGAAGGCGTCCTACGACACGCTGTGTGTGTTGGACGGGGACAAGGACAGCATCAACTGTGCGCGCCAGGAGGCGATCCGCATGGTGCGCGTGCTCACCGTGCTCAAGGAGTACATCAACGAGTGTGACAGCGACTACCACGAGGAGCGGACCATACTGCCCATGTCCAG GGCTTTCCGAGGGAAGCACATCACGTTGATCGTGCGTTTCCCGAACCAGGGTCGCCAGGTGGACGACCTGGACATCTGGTCCCACACCAACGACACCATCGGCTCGGTGCGGCGGGGCATCCTCAACCGGATAAAGGCCAACGCCACGCACACCAAGATAGAGCTCTTCATCGGCGGGGAGGCCGTGGACCCGGCCGACGACCGCAAGCTCATTGGACAGCTCAACCTGAAGGATAAGACG CTGATCACAGCCAAGCTGACTCAGGTGAGCGCCAACATGCCCTCCAGTCCGGACAGCTCCTCCGATTCGTCAACCGGTTCGCccggtaaccatggcaaccactACAGCGACGGGCCCAACCCTGAGGTGGAGAGCTGCCTGCCTGGTGTG atcATGTCGTTGCACCTGCGTTACATCTCCTTCCTGTGGCAGGTTGCCGACCTGGGCTGCAACCTCAACATGCCTCTGCTCAGAGATGGAGCCCGCGTGCTTATGAAGCTCATGCCCCCTG ATAACACCACCGTGGCCAATCTGCGCGCCGTGTGTCTGGACCACGCCAAGCTGGGCGAGAACAGCCTCAGCCCCACACTGGACTCCCGCTTCTTCGGCCCCTCGCCCTCACAAGTGCTCTACCTCATCGAG GTGGTGTACGCTCTCCTGATGCCCGCCAGCGCCACCCTGGGGGAGGACGCCAGCGACTTCCAGTACAACTTCCTGAAGAGCGGCGGGCTGCCGCTGGTGCTGAGCATGCTCACCAGGAACAACTTCCTGCCGTCGGCGGACATGGAGACGCGGCGCGGGGCCTACCTCAACGCGCTCAAGATCGCCAAGCTGCTGCTGACCGCCGTGGGCTTCGGGCACGTCAAGGCCGTGGCGGAGGCCTGCCAGCCCAACACCGAGGGCAGTGTCCCCGTCTCACCG ATCAACCAGGCCACTCACGACCAGGCCCTGGTCCTACAGAGCGCCTTGCAGAACATCCCCAACCCGGCGTCTGAATGCATGCTGCGCAACGTGGCCATCCGTCTGGCCCAGCAGATCTCAGATGAG AACTTCTTCCAGGCCTCAAAGTACATCCCGGACATCTGTGTGATCCGGGCGATACAGAAGATCGTCTGGGCTTCGGGCTGTGGCACAGTGCAGCTCGTCTTCAGCTCCAACGAGGAGATCAGCAAGATCTATGAGAAG ACCAACGCGGCTAAGGAGCCCGACGGGGAGGACGAGCAGGTATGCTGCGAGGCCCTGGAGGTGATGACCCTGTGTTTCGCCCTCATGCCCACGGCTCTGGACACCCTCAGTAAGGAGAAGGCCTGGCAGACCTTCATCATAGACCTGCTGCTCCACTGTCACAGCAA GTCGGTGCGTCAGATGGCCCAGGAGCAGTTCTTCCTGATGGCCACCAGGTGTTGCATGGGCCACAgacccctcctcttcttcatcaccCTCCTCTTCACTGTGCTCGGG AGCACTGCCAAAGAGCGGGCCAAGCACGCGGGCGACTACTTCACCCTGCTGCGACACCTGCTTAACTACGCCTACAACAGCAACATCAACCTTCCCAACGCTGAGGTGCTGCTCAACAACGAGATCGACTGGCTCAAGAGGATCCGG GATGAGGTCAAGCAGACGGGTGAGACGGGTGTGGAGGAGACCATCCTGGAAGGTCACATCGGCGTGACGAAGGAGCTGCTGGCCTTCCAGACCCCAGAGAAGAAGTACCACATTGGCTGTGAGAAAGGCGGCGCAAACCTCATCAAG GAGCTGATCGACGACTTCATCTTCCCGGCGTCCAACGTCTACCTGCAGTACATGAAGAGCGGCGAGTTCCCCACGGAGCAGGCCATTCCGGTGTGCAGCAGCCCGGCCTCCATCAACGCTGGCTTCGAGCTGCTGGTGGCCCTGGCCGTCGGCTGCGTCCGCAACCTCAAGCAGATCGTGGACACTCTGACGGACATGTACTACCGAG gatGCGAGACCCTCACGGAGTGGGAGTACCTTCCCCCTGTGGGGCCCCGGCCCACCAAGGGCTTCGTGGGTCTGAAGAACGCGGGCGCCACCTGCTACATGAACTCGGTCATCCAGCAGCTCTACATGATCCCCCCCATCCGCAACGGCATCCTGGCCATCGAGGGCACGGGCACCGACGTGGACGACGACATGTCTGGGGACGAGAAGCCGGAGAACGAGGTAGGGGCTGAG GTGTGTGCTCCTACATTACCGCAGAGCAACGTGGACCCGCGCGACGAGGTGTTCAGCTACCACCACCAGTTCGACGACAAGCCGGCCAGCAAGtcggaggacaggaaggagtaCAACATCGGGGTGCTGCGCCACCTGCAGGTCATCTTCGGCCACCTGGCGGCCTCCAGGCTGCAGTACTACGTCCCCAGGGGATTCTGGAAGCAGTTCAg GTTATGGGGGGAGCCGGTGAATCTGCGGGAGCAGCACGATGCTCTGGAGTTCTTCAACTCGCTGGTGGACAGTCTGGACGAGGCCTTGAAAGCCCTCGGACACCCCCCTATGCTCAGCAAAGTGCTGGGAGGCTCCTTTGCCGACCAGAAGATTTGTCAGGGTTGCCCCCACAG GTACGAGTGTGAGGAGTCTTTCACCACGCTGAATGTAGACATCAGGAATCACCAGAACCTGCTGGACTCCATGGAGCAGTATGTGAAAGGGGACCTGCTTGAGGGTGCCAACGCCTACCACTGTGAGAAGTGCAACAAGAAG GTGGACACGGTGAAGCGGCTGCTGATCAAGAAGCTGCCCCCGGTGCTGGCCATCCAGCTGAAGCGCTTCGACTACGACTGGGAGCGGGAGTGCGCCATCAAGTTCAACGACTACTTCGAGTTCCCCCGGGAGCTGGACATGGAGCCGTACACGGTGGCGGGCGTGGCCAAGCTGGAGGGGGACGACGTCAACCCCGAGAACCAGGTGATCCAGCAGAACGAGCCCTCGGAGCCCTCGCCCCCCGGCAGCTCCAAGTACCGCCTGGTGGGGGTGCTGGTGCACTCGGGGCAGGCCAGCGGCGGCCACTACTACTCCTACATCATCCAGAGGAACGGCGGCGACGGCGAGCGCAACCGCTGGTACAAGTTCGACGACGGCGACGTGACGGAGTGCAAGatggacgacgaggaggagatgaagaaccAGTGCTTCGGCGGCGAGTACATGGGCGAGGTGTTTGACCACATGATGAAGAGGATGTCGTACCGCCGGCAGAAGCGCTGGTGGAACGCCTACATCCTCTTCTACGAGCGCATGGACTCCTTGGACAAAGACAGCGAGCTGGTCAAGTACATCTCGGAGCTGACGCTGGCCAACAGCAAGCCCAACCAGGTCAAGATGCCGGGCGTCATCGAGTGCAGCGTGCGCAAGCAGAACGTCCAGTTCATGCACAACCGGATGCAATACAGCTTGGAATATTTCCAGTTCATTAAGAAGCTCCTCACCTGTAACAGTGTCTATTTAAACCCTCCTCCAG GGCAAGACCATCTGTTGCCCGAGGCCGAGGAGATCGCTATGATTAGTGTCCAGCTGGCTGCCAGGTTCCTCTTCAGCACAGGTTTCCACACAAAGAAAGTAGTGCGTGGTCCTGCCAGCGACTG GTATGATGCCCTGTGTGTCCTCCTAAGACACAGTAAGAACGTCCGCTACTGGTTTGCACACAACGTCCTGTTCGCCTACGCCAACTGCTTCTCCGAGTACCTGCTGGAGTGCCCGAGCGCCGAGGTCCGCGGCGCCCTGGCCAAGCTCATCGTCTTCATCGCACACTTCTCCCTCCAAGACGGGCCCTACccctcccccgtcacctccccCGTACCCGCCAGTCCG GGCTGTGATAACCTGAGTCTGAGCGACCACCTCCTGCGAGCTGTGCTCAACCTGCTGAGGAGGGAGGTGTCTGAACACGGCCGTCACCTGCAGCAGTACTTTAACCTCTTTGTGATGTACGCCAATCTGG GGCTAGCAGAGAAGACTCAGCTGCTCAAGCTGAGCGTGCCGGGCACCTTCATGCTGGTGGCTCTGGACGAGGGCCCCGGCCCTCCCATCAAGTACCAGTATGCCGAGCTGGGCAAGCTGTACACCGTGGTCTCCCAGCTGGTGCGGTGCTGCGACGTCTCCACGCGCATGCAGTCCTCCATCAACG gTAACCCTCCTCTAGCAAACCCTTACGGGGACGCCAACCTGACCACGCCGGTCATGCCGGTGCAGCAGCTGGTGGCTGAGATCCTGTTTGTGCGGACCAGCTACGTGAAGAAGATCATCGAGGACTGCAGCAACTCTGAGGAGACGGTGAAGCTGCTGCGCTTCAGCTGCTGGGAGAACCCCCAGTTCTCCTCCACGGTGCTCAGCGAGCTCCTCTGGCAGGTGAGGGACCAACCCTGCAGACGTGGTTCCCAACCG GTGGCGTATTCCTACACCTATGAGCTGAGGCCTTACCTGGACCTGCTGCTACAGATCCTGCTAATCGAGGATTCCTGGCAAACGCACCG GATCCACAACGTGCTCAAGGGCATCCCCGACGACAGGGACGGGCTGTTTGACACCATTCAGCGCTCCAAAAACCACTATCAGAAGCGGGCCTACCAGTGCATCAAGTGCATGGTGGCGCTCTTCAGCAACTGCTCCGTGGCGTACCAGATCCTGCAG AGCAACGGCGACCTGAAGCGCAAGTGGACGTGGGCGGTGGAGTGGCTGGGCGACGAGCTGGAGCGGAGACCTTACACGGGGAACCCCCAGTACACCTACAACAACTGGTCGCCCCCCGTCCAGAGCAACGAGACCTCCAACGGCTACTTCCTGGAGCGCTCCCACAGCGCACGCATGACCCTGGCCAAGGCCTGCGAGCTCTGTCCCGAGGAG TGTCACTTAACGAAGCACGAGGCTGTGTCTGAAGAAGACGCCACAATGCCGAAATCGTCCTCGCCACAGCAGCTTTTGCCAGGGGAAGGCAcggcacagcagcagcagcacact GAGCCTGACGACCAGGAGGCCACCGAAGACCAGGACTCTTCCCCTCCAGAAGACACCTCCCTCTACCCTCACTCTCCTGGAACTACTCAGTTTCAGCAG AACAACCACCCCCATGGACAGCCATACACGGGGCCGGCCGCCCAGCACATGAACAACCCGCAGCGCCCTGGGCCGGCCACCGCCCCGGCGACGGGCACCTCCCTGACCCCGACGCAgaccccaaccctgacccccgccccaggcccaggcccaggcccaggcccaggcccgaCCCCCGGTCCCGGCCAGGTCCAAGGTCCGGGGCCGGGCCCGGGGCCGCGAGCACAAGAGAACTGGGAGAGCACTGAGGAGGTGACCCCGGCGCCCGCTCCCGCTCCCGCGCCTACTCCACCCAAGGAGTAA